In one Notolabrus celidotus isolate fNotCel1 chromosome 1, fNotCel1.pri, whole genome shotgun sequence genomic region, the following are encoded:
- the zgc:109913 gene encoding regulator of G-protein signaling 9-binding protein — MSRWRRSVDELAARRRQQTECERAQEALSRVTSCFQQLAASLGSSADCSFLRDEMDETRALAHRICSGLSRRLVRLLSDCDSASTGVEDRQGSERLWVLFLSALENFLSDLRKAQDLIRQFPLTQRYDRRSLVNSGCIDGVVGVAARVASVQVPWLTLEEEPIPDLTDHIVGLEAMLSEMQLRIPVAFWSVEATQPAWAEAHCDLEEPDDSLEELMEVEVVSYNKLITCCQPPCCGLGCVG; from the exons ATGAGTCGATGGCGTCGGTCAGTCGATGAGCTTGCAGCGAGGCGGCGGCAGCAGACCGAATGTGAGCGTGCCCAGGAGGCTCTCAGCCGGGTCACGTCCTGTTTCCAGCAGCTGGCGGCATCACTTGGCAGCTCGGCGGATTGCAGCTTCCTACGAGATGAGATGGATGAGACAAGAGCGCTTGCACACCGAATCTGTAGCG gtCTTTCCCGACGTCTTGTGCGTCTTTTGTCAGACTGTGACTCAGCCTCCACAGGTGTTGAGGACAGGCAGGGGTCGGAACGTCTGTGGGTTCTCTTTCTGTCAGCATTGGAGAACTTCCTGTCTGACCTCCGTAAGGCCCAAGATCTGATAAGACAGTTCCCTCTGACGCAGCGCTACGATAGGCGCTCACTGGTTAACTCAG GATGTATCGATGGTGTGGTAGGTGTCGCAGCTCGGGTGGCTTCAGTCCAGGTACCATGGCTCACTTTAGAAGAAGAGCCAATCCCTGATTTGACCGATCACATAGTAGGGCTGGAGGCCATGCTGAGTGAGATGCAGCTCAGG ATTCCTGTTGCATTCTGGTCCGTGGAGGCGACCCAGCCAGCTTGGGCTGAAGCTCACTGTGACCTGGAAGAACCAGATGACAGCttggaggagctgatggaggtcGAGGTAGTCTCCTACAACAAGCTAATCACCTGCTGCCAGCCACCATGCTGTGGACTGGGCTGTGTTGGGTAA
- the ube2c gene encoding ubiquitin-conjugating enzyme E2 C yields the protein MASQNMDPAAATASSTAALKGSESGSSAARGSVTKRLQQELMTLMMSGDKGISAFPESDNLFKWVGTIEGAQGTVYDGLRYRLALEFPAGYPYQAPRVKFVTSCFHPNVDENGFICLDILKDKWSALYDVRSILLSIQSLLGEPNNESPLNTAAAELWEDQEAFKAHLHSTFQK from the exons ATGGCCTCCCAGAATATGGACCCcgcagcggcaacagcttcctCCACAGCCGCTTTGAAGGGCAGTGAGAGCGGCAGCAGCGCGGCCAGAGGCTCGGTGACCAAACG GTTACAACAGGAGCTCATGACTCTGATG ATGTCGGGAGATAAGGGGATCTCAGCGTTTCCAGAATCAGACAATCTCTTCAAATGGGTCGGAACCATCGAAGGAGCTCAGGGGACG GTGTACGACGGGCTCAGGTACAGGCTGGCTCTGGAGTTCCCAGCTGGATACCCGTATCAGGCTCCTCGTGTAAAGtttgtcacttcctgttttcatcCTAACGTTGATGAGAACGGTTTCATATGCCTCGACATCCTGAAGGACAAATGGTCGGCGCTCTACGACGTCCGCTCCATCCTGCTGTCAATCCAGAGTCTGCTCGGAG agCCAAACAACGAGAGTCCTCtgaacacagctgctgctgaacTCTGGGAAGACCAGGAAG CCTTTAAAGCTCATCTACACTCGACCTTCCAGAAGTGA
- the LOC117823037 gene encoding E3 ubiquitin-protein ligase RNF182: MNQLKEAEPVRGIEGKVQTWAQSLVYTLEELECKICYNRYDTRSRKPKLLGCLHRVCAKCLKKMVDMGEASPVISCPFCRYKTHVPDEEVWLMEDDRHILAVLSCQDRARRGGGGGGGGGGGGGGGGEGGGEVVLSPNSLTGKIMQGGIADPSHRSSDCLVITIMELPEESPSSDSLSMLNVVGLYRPPSLDSLPCNLPSQKCRAWTSRSFPRCLLGALCLVYFSSLPLGIYLLMIGQLWLGVVLVSLVPSTLLLLVLYGFCQCLCHELMEALAARSHPLP; encoded by the exons ATGAACCAGCTAAAGGAGGCAGAGCCTGTCCGGGGGATCGAAGGCAAG GTGCAGACCTGGGCACAGTCTCTGGTTTACACTCTGGAGGAACTTGAGTGTAAAATCTGCTACAACCGCTACGACACTCGCAGCAGGAAACCCAAACTCCTGGGCTGTCTGCACAGAGTCTGTGCCAAGTGTCTGAAGAAGATGGTCGACATGG GAGAGGCCTCACCTGTCATCAGCTGTCCATTCTGTCGCTACAAGACACACGTCCCTGACGAAGAG GTGTGGCTGATGGAGGACGACCGACACATCCTGGCTGTTCTGTCGTGTCAGGATCGAGCCCGtcgaggtggaggaggaggaggaggaggaggaggaggaggaggaggagggggagaaggcGGAGGGGAGGTGGTGCTTAGTCCAAACAGTCTCACCGGTAAAATAATGCAAG GAGGCATTGCAGACCCATCTCACCGCTCCTCAGACTGTCTGGTCATCACTATCATGGAGCTCCCTGAGGAGTCTCCGTCCTCTGACTCACTGAGCATGCTCAACGTTGTCGGTCTGTACCGCCCCCCCAGCCTCGACTCTCTGCCCTGCAACCTGCCATCTCAGAAGTGTCGTGCCTGGACGTCCCGCAGCTTCCCCCGCTGCCTGCTGGGGGCGCTCTGCCTG GTGTACTtcagctctctgcctctggGGATTTACCTGCTGATGATTGGTCAGCTGTGGTTGGGGGTGGTCCTGGTCAGTCTGGTCCCCtccacgctgctgctgctcgtcCTCTATGGTTTCTGTCAGTGTCTGTGCCACGAGCTGATGGAGGCGCTCGCTGCACGCTCACACCCGCTGCCATGA